A genome region from Schistocerca americana isolate TAMUIC-IGC-003095 chromosome 1, iqSchAmer2.1, whole genome shotgun sequence includes the following:
- the LOC124545020 gene encoding uncharacterized protein LOC124545020, with protein sequence MALANEYVYDVVRNSVSLNKEQIGSHYKHVMPNKKITYSAQLTSSAGLKKHEDEALPLKVERYSYREQMDLPSTKCSCKVVKGKSFVLQEEMGYHSFVEGSPATSSKHSVLKEENSASEENLSVQYISVSKPPNIPVIEIGDETEISAQDRKEWKNFDSEQMNQPTSGCSCNATMQPSHMLKANKSPVNVPTPEAERKAYAAREMNGYDDSNKNSSQYAEDNISFDSESDCCKQRVHACREAKPAGSMLKEEAVLRGSGMEYILIPVPQEQEAEFNFLEMEVGNYDPAKQASHMPKKHKLAADVPDFEAMAVSVSEMQKQGEIPLPYGKMNVPIGGNMDSRQYGEDNISYSESDCCKQRVHACREAMPAGSVLKEEAVLPGSAMVYFLIPVPQGPRAEFSFSEKEVKSNGIIKSEVNGSDGGDIHNGINSNHYAEEEVSFETEGSSKQQHMCACREAKKVGSVQQEETDLPACGRVYFLIPVSQVQDTEFNVPGKEENIYSDKVKETEKLIYGDKSPVNVPTSEIKIETGTIREMKSDNESYMDSSRYIVDDISFDSGTDFAKLRMCGYREAREVESSETSVRDVMYLDEHEESLNRDGNIHTEESEKLACGDKSSVNVPTPEIKITASTVGKMKSYDESNMDSIRYIVDDISFDSGTDFSKLRIYGCREAREVESSETSATDVMHLDEHGEPHDKDGNIHSEESEKLLRSFDVERKFYKEQMATAIRKLNDRVKETEALRVERDSLKTDLDAAQHYIKQHKKAIDKLNSMRKVDEQLSRENEVLLKKIYQLSHTAFNQQTTISKLKTKLRQKSKHCSYVQGGA encoded by the exons ATGGCCTTGGCTAATGAATATGTGTATGATGTTGTACGAAACTCAGTTTCTTTGAACAAAGAGCAAATTGGAAGCCATTATAAGCATGTAATGCCAAATAAGAAAATAACTTACTCTGCGCAGTTAACTTCATCTGCAGGACTCAAGAAACATGAGGATGAAGCATTACCACTTAAAGTTGAAAGATACTCTTACAGAGAACAGATGGATCTGCCATCTACCAAATGTTCATGTAAAGTAGTAAAGGGAAAATCTTTTGTATTGCAGGAAGAGATGGGATATCACAGTTTTGTAGAAGGCTCTCCTGCTACCAGCTCTAAACACAGTGTGTTGAAGGAAGAAAATTCTGCCTCTGAGGAGAATCTATCAGTCCAATATATTTCAGTTTCTAAACCACCTAATATTCCTGTtattgaaataggggatgaaacagaaatttctgCACAAGacagaaaagaatggaaaaactttgaTAGTGAGCAGATGAATCAACCAACTTCTGGATGTTCATGTAATGCAACAATGCAGCCAAGCCATATGCTAAAGGCAAATAAATCACCGGTCAATGTTCCAACTCCAGAGGCAGAAAGAAAGGCATATGCTGCCAGAGAAATGAATGGGTATGATGACAGCAACAAGAATTCTAGTCAGTATGCTGAAGACAATATATCATTtgattcagaaagtgattgttgtaAGCAACGTGTCCATGCATGCAGAGAAGCAAAGCCAGCAGGTTCCATGCTAAAGGAAGAAGCTGTACTGCGTGGTAGTGGAATGGAATATATTCTAATTCCTGTTCCTCAAGAACAAgaagcagaatttaattttttggaAATGGAAGTAGGAAACTATGATCCAGCAAAACAAGCAAGCCATATGCCAAAGAAACACAAATTAGCTGCAGATGTTCCTGATTTTGAAGCAATGGCTGTATCTGTCAGTGAAATGCAAAAACAAGGGGAAATTCCTTTACCATATGGCAAAATGAATGTCCCCATTGGTGGCAACATGGATTCTAGACAGTATGGTGAAGACAATATatcatattcagaaagtgattgctGTAAGCAACGTGTCCATGCATGTAGAGAAGCAATGCCAGCAGGTTCTGTACTAAAAGAAGAAGCTGTACTCCCTGGCAGTGCAATGGTATATTTTCTAATTCCTGTTCCTCAAGGACCAAGAGCAGAATTTAGTTTCTCAGAAAAGGAAGTAAAGAGCAATGGTATAATAAAAAGTGAAGTGAATGGCTCTGACGGTGGCGACATACACAATGGAATTAATTCCAATCACTACGCTGAAGAGGAAGTATCATTTGAAACTGAAGGTAGCTCTAAACAGCAGCATATGTGTGCATGTAGAGAAGCAAAGAAAGTAGGCTCTGTACAACAAGAAGAAACTGATCTTCCAGCTTGTGGAAGGGTATATTTTCTAATTCCAGTTTCCCAAGTACAAGATACAGAGTTTAATGTTCCAGGAAAGGAAGAGAACATCTATAGTGATAAAGTGAAAGAGACTGAGAAACTAATCTATGGTGACAAATCACCAGTAAATGTTCcaacttcagaaataaaaatagaaacaggTACTATCAGAGAAATGAAGAGTGATAATGAAAGTTACATGGATTCTAGTCGGTATATTGTAGATGACATATCTTTTGATTCAGGAACTGATTTTGCTAAGCTACGTATGTGTGGATATAGAGAAGCAAGGGAAGTAGAATCTTCAGAAACATCAGTTAGAGATGTTATGTACTTAGATGAACATGAGGAGTCTCTCAACAGAGATGGAAACATCCACACGGAGGAGAGTGAAAAACTAGCCTGTGGTGACAAGTCATCAGTAAATGTTCCAACTCCagaaataaaaataacagcaagtacTGTTGGAAAAATGAAGAGCTATGATGAAAGTAACATGGATTCTATTCGGTATATTGTAGATGATATATCTTTTGATTCAGGAACTGACTTTTCTAAGCTACGTATCTATGGATGTAGAGAAGCAAGGGAAGTAGAATCTTCAGAAACATCAGCTACAGATGTTATGCACTTAGATGAACATGGGGAACCTCATGACAAAGATGGAAACATCCATAGTGAAGAGTCTGAGAAATTATTACGATCATTTGATGTAGAGAGAAAATTTTACAAGGAACAGATGGCTACAGCCATTAGAAAGTTGAACGACCGAGTCAAAGAAACAGAGGCTTTACGTGTTGAGAGAGATTCACTAAAGACTGATCTAGATGCAGCCCAGCATTACATAAAACAGCACAAAAAAGCCATAGATAAGTTGAACAGCATGAGAAAAGTGGATGAACAACTGTCTCGAGAAAATGAAGTACTTTTGAAGAAAATTTATCAGCTTAGTCACACTGCTTTCAATCAGCAGACAACAATTTCTAAATTGAAGACTAAGTTGAGACAGAAGTCAAAGCATTGCAGTTATGTACAG GGAGGGGCATAA